The genomic region GCGGCGAGGCGCAGCAGGTTTTCCAGATCACCTTCACCGGCCAGGCTCTGCAGCAGGCGCGAGGGCAATGGAAAGCTGATCGGCTGGGACTTGCCGCCGACCTGGCCGAGAGCCCCCAGGGCACTGCGGATAAAACCCGGCATGACCTGGGCGAGTACGGCGGCCGAGGCTCCCGGGTTGCTGACGGCGGTGTCCGGCAATTGCGGCGTGAGTTGGGCGATCAGGCGCAGCAGATTGCCCTTGAGGTCGGGGACCATGGCCGGGTTCTGGCCCAGCAGCAACCTGGCTTCGAGGAACAGACCGCTGTTTTGCAGGGCCTGGGCCAGGGTCTTGGGGTTGCTCAGTTGGCCGATGTCGGGCAGGTCGTCAAGCAAGGTGGCGATGGCGCTACGCAGTTCGGCCGGCAGGTCGGCGGTTTTCGGCAGGTTCAGCAGGCTGTTGACCAGGCTGTCCAGTGAGCCCTGGCGACCTTGTTGGGCCAGCAGTTGCTGGGTCACCGCCAACTGGTCCTGGCGGCCTCCCAGTGGCACGAAACTCAGGCTCTGCGCGCTGTCTACCAGGGCGCTGAGCAGGCTGCCGATGCGCAGTGGCTGTGGGCTGTCGAGGGTCAGGGTAGTGCCGCTCAGGGACGTGTTGAGCAGACTGACCAGTGACCGATAGACCTGCGGTTGCCCCGGCACCTGCGGCAATGCCTGGCTGGTCAGGACCTTGCCCTGCAATAGCGTGCCGACGGGCAGTTGCGTGGTGTCCAGGCGGGTCAGGGCGGCGGCGCTGGCGCTGAGCGCCTGCTGCACGGTGATCGCCAGGTTGCCGGCCGACGGTTGGGTAACCGTCAATTGGGCGCCCTGGGGCAGTGGCTGGGTGCTGGTGGCCTGGACAGTAGTCTGGCGACCGTTGTCGGTGGTCAGCTTGAGCAGCAGTTGGAAAGTCTGGTCGGTCTGTTTCAGCGACAGCACATCGACCTTGGCGCTTTGCCCCGCAGCGATCAGCCCTTCCTGCGGCAGCGTCAGCTTCAGCAACTCGCCGGCGAGCACCGCAGGCCGGCTGGCCGCCGGTATCAATTGGGCCAGAGGAGGTATGTTCAGTTCGCCTGTCATCGGGTCGCAACCTGTGGAAATAGCCCTCTTTGGAGTAGGGCGATACATGTATAATGCCGCGCCGTACCCAAAAGCGTGCTCAAACTATCGCATAAATTGACGCAGCTCTCTGGCACAAGCCGCAAAAGCATTTATTCTGCCTTACGTTAACGGCCGCGCCATGGCCGACTTGAGAACCGCAAACAAGGCTTCAATCATTTGACCAGCCCTCTTCTAGAAGCCGTAGCGCTCGCCTGCGAGCGTGATTGGCGAATGCTTTTCGAAAATCTTGAACTGCGTTTGAGTCCCGGCGACATGTTGCAGATCAGTGGTCCCAACGGCAGCGGCAAGACCAGCCTGTTGCGCCTGCTGGCCGGCCTGATGCAGCCCACCAGCGGCGAGATCCGCCTCAATGGCGAACCGCTGAACAGCCACCGTAGCGAGTTGGCGCGCACGCTACTGTGGATCGGCCATGCCGCCGGAATCAAGGATCTGCTCAGTGCCGAGGAAAACCTGCGCTGGCTCTGCGCGTTGCACCGGCCAGCCGAACGCGAGGCGATCTGGCAGGCGCTGGCGGCGGTCGGCCTGTGCGGTTTCGAGGACGTGCCGTGTCACACGCTGTCCGCCGGCCAGCAACGTCGTGTGGCCCTGGCCCGGTTGTATCTGGACAGCCCACCGCTGTGGATCCTCGATGAACCCTTCACCGCTCTCGACAAGCAAGGTGTGGCGCAGTTGGAAGAGCATCTGGCCGGTCATTGCGAGCGCGGCGGGATGATCGTGCTGACCACCCACCACAGCCTGACGCGCGTGCCTGTCGGCTACCGCGACCTCGATCTCGGACGGTGGGCGGTATGAGTGTCTTCGGTCTGCTGTTCGCCCGCGAGGCGCGGTTGCTGTTCCGGCGTCCGGCCGAACTGGCCAACCCGCTGGTGTTCTTTGCGATTGTCATCGCACTGTTCCCGCTGGCGGTCGGTCCCGAGACAAATATGTTGCAAACCTTGTCTCCGGGACTGGTCTGGGTCGCTGCGCTTTTGTCCGTCCTGCTCTCGCTGGACGGGCTTTTCCGCAGTGATTTCGAGGATGGTTCCCTGGAGCAGTGGGTCCTTTCGTCGCACCCCCTGGCCCTTCTGGTTCTGGCCAAGGTGCTGGCACACTGGGTGTTTTCCGGCCTGGCGCTGGTGTTGCTGGCGCCGTTGCTGGCATTGATGCTCGGTTTGCCGAGCGCCTGTCTGCCGGTACTGCTGTTATCGCTGCTGTTGGGGACACCGGTGCTGAGCCTGCTCGGTGCGGTGGGCGCGGCGTTGACGGTGGGGCTCAAGCGAGGCGGCCTGTTGCTGGCATTGCTGATCCTGCCCCTGTATATCCCGGTACTGATTCTTGGCAGCGGGGCCTTGCAGGCCGCGCTGCAGGGCATGCCGGCCACGGGCTATCTGCTTTGGCTCGGCAGCCTGGCCGCCCTGGCGGTGACCCTGGCACCTTTTGCAATAGCGGCCGGCCTGAAGATCAGCGTCGGCGAATAATGAGGTCTGGCCGGTTTCCGGTCAGCAAAGACCCTTGGATGTACCGTGATGAACTGGACCTGGTTTCACAAGTTGGGCTCGCCCAAATGGTTTTATGGCATCAGTGGGCGACTGCTGCCCTGGCTGAGTGTCGCCGCCGTACTGCTGATCGGCAGCGCGATGGTCTGGGGGCTGGCCTTTGCACCGCCGGACTACCAGCAGGGCAATAGCTTTCGGATCATCTATATCCACGTGCCAGCCGCCATGCTGGCGCAATCCTGTTACGTGATGCTGGCTGTCTGCGGTGTGGTCGGGCTGGTCTGGAAGATGAAGCTGGCCGATGTCGCGTTGCAGTGTGCGGCGCCTGTCGGTGCCTGGATGACCGCCGTGGCCCTGGTCACCGGAGCCATCTGGGGCAAGCCGACCTGGGGCGCGTGGTGGGTCTGGGACGCGCGCCTGACGTCGATGCTGATCCTGCTGTTCCTCTATTTCGGGCTGATCGCCCTGGGCAACGCCATCACCAATCGCGACAGTGCGGCCAAGGCCTGCGCGGTGCTGGCGATTGTCGGGGTGATCAACATTCCGATCATCAAGTACTCGGTGGAGTGGTGGAACACCCTGCACCAGGGCGCGACCTTCACCCTGACCGAGAAACCGGCGATGCCGGTGGAAATGTGGTTGCCGCTGCTGCTGAGCGTGCTCGGTTTCTACTGTTTCTTCGGTGCCGTAGTGCTCTTGCGCATGCGCCTTGAAGTGCTCAAGCGCGAGGCCCGGGCCAGTTGGGTCAAGGCCGAAGTTCTGAAGGAACTGGAGGCGGCGCGATGAGTTTTGCTTCATTCGGCGATTTTCTCGCCATGGGCCATCATGGCCTGTATGTCTGGTCGGCCTATGGCATCTGCCTGGCGGTACTGCTCATCAACGTCGCGTCGCCGCTGCTGGCCCGCCGGCGTTACCTGCAACAGGAGGCGCGTCGTCTGCGCCGGGAGAATAGCAAGTGAACCCGCTGCGCAAGAAGCGTCTGATCATCATCCTGGCGATCCTGGTCGGGGTCGGCGCCGCCGTCGGCCTGGCCCTGAGCGCGTTGCAGGAGAACATCAACCTGTTCTACACGCCGACCCAGATCGCCAATGGCGAAGCACCGCTGGACACGCGCATTCGTGCGGGCGGTATGGTCGAGAAAGGTTCGCTGGTGCGCTCCGGCGACTCACTTGACGTGAAATTCGTGGTCACCGATTTCAACAAGTCCGTGACCATCAGCTACCGCGGCATTCTTCCCGACCTGTTTCGCGAAGGGCAGGGCATCGTCGCCCTGGGCAAGCTGAATGCCGAGGGCGTGGTGGTGGCCGACGAGGTACTGGCCAAACACGATGAAAAGTACATGCCGCCGGAAGTGACCAAGGCACTCAAGGACAGCGGCCAGTCCGCACCGACGCCCGCGAAGGAGGGTTGATCATGATTCCCGAGCTTGGCCACCTGGCCATGATCCTGGCGCTGTGCTTTGCCCTCGTGCAGGCCAGCGTCCCACTGCTCGGCGCCTGGCGTGGCGATCGCCTGTGGATGAGTCTGGCGCGGCCTGCCGCCTGGGGGCAGTTCACCTTTCTCGCCTTCGCTTTTGGCGTGTTGACCTACGCGTTCATGACCGACGACTTTTCCGTCACCTATGTCGCCAACAACTCCAATAGCGCCTTGCCCTGGTACTACAAGTTCAGTGCCGTGTGGGGTGCCCACGAAGGTTCGCTGCTGCTCTGGGCCATGATCCTCGGCGGCTGGACCTTTGCTGTGTCGGTGTTCTCGCGTCAGTTGCCGCAGGTGATGCTGGCGCGGGTGCTGGCAGTGATGGGCATGATCAGTGCTGGCTTCCTGATGTTCCTGATCCTCACCTCCAACCCGTTCTCGCGCATCCTGCCGCAGATTCCGGCCGACGGTCGCGATCTCAACCCGTTGTTGCAGGACATCGGCCTGATCGTCCATCCGCCGATGCTGTACATGGGTTATGTCGGTTTCTCCGTGGCCTTCGCCTTCGCCATCGCCGCATTGCTCGGCGGTCGCCTCGACGCCGCCTGGGCGCGCTGGTCGCGGCCGTGGACCATTGTTGCCTGGGCCTTCCTCGGCCTGGGTATTACCCTGGGGTCGTGGTGGGCCTACTACGAACTCGGTTGGGGCGGCTGGTGGTTCTGGGATCCGGTGGAAAACGCCTCGTTCATGCCCTGGCTGGTGGGCACGGCGCTGATCCATTCCCTGGCGGTCACGGAAAAGCGCGGCGTATTCAAGAGCTGGACGGTGTTGCTGGCCATCGCCGCGTTCTCCCTCAGTCTGCTGGGGACGTTCCTGGTGCGTTCGGGTGTACTGACCTCGGTGCATGCGTTCGCTTCCGACCCGGCCCGTGGTGTGTTCATCCTGATCTTCCTGCTGTTCGTGGTCGGTGGTTCGCTGACCCTGTTCGCCCTGCGCGCGCCGGTGGTGAAGAGCCAGGTCGGCTTCAACCTGTGGTCCCGCGAGACCCTGCTGCTGGGCAACAACCTGGTGCTGGTGGTGGCCGCTTCGATGATCCTGCTGGGCACCCTGTATCCGCTGGTGCTCGATGCATTGAGCGGGGCCAAGCTGTCGGTTGGCCCGCCGTACTTCAACGCACTGTTCATCCCGCTGATGGCGGTGCTGATGTTGGTGATGGCGGTCGGTGTGCTGGTGCGCTGGAAAGACACGCCGGTGAAATGGCTGGTGGGCATGCTCGCGCCGGTACTGCTGGGCAGCGTGGCCCTTGCGGTGGTGGCCGGGCTGGTCTATGGCGATTTCAACTGTGCGGTGCTGGCGACGTTCCTGCTGGCGGCCTGGGTGGTGCTGGCGGGCGTGCGCGACATCCTCGACAAGACCCGTCACAAGGGCCTGCTCAAGGGATTGCCGAGCCTGACCCGCAGCTACTGGGGCATGCACCTGGCGCACCTGGGTATCGCGGTCTGCGCCCTGGGCGTGGTGTTGTCGAGCCAGGAAAGCGCCGAGCGCGACCTGCGCCTGGCACCTGGCGAGTCGATGGAACTGGCCGGTTATCAATTCGTCTTCGAAGGCGCCAAGCACTTCGAAGGACCGAATTTCACTTCGGATCGGGGCACCATCCGGGTCATCGACAAGGGCCGCGAAGTGGCCGTGCTGCATCCGGAAAAACGCCTCTACACGGTGCAGCAATCGATGATGACCGAGGCAGGGATCGATGCCGGGTTCACCCGTGACCTGTATGTTGCCCTCGGCGAACCGCTGGGCGATGGCGCCTGGGCGGTGCGCGTGCACGTCAAGCCATTCGTGCGCTGGATCTGGTTCGGCGGCCTGCTGACCGCCCTGGGTGGTGCGCTGGCAGCGCTGGACCGGCGTTACCGGGGCAAGGTCAAGAGCCGCGTCAAGGAAGCCCTGGGCATGAGTGGAGCAACGGCATGAAGCGTTGGATGATGGTAATGCCGCTGGCGGTGTTCCTGCTGGTGGCGGTGTTTCTCTATCGCGGGTTGTACCTGGACCCGGCCGAGTTGCCGTCGGCGATGATCGGCAAACCGTTCCCGGCGTTCTCCCTGCCGGATGTGCAGGGCGAGAAAACCCTGACCCAGCTCGACCTGCACGGCCAGCCGGCGCTGGTCAATGTCTGGGGCACCTGGTGCATTTCCTGCCGGGTCGAGCACCCGGTGCTGAACAAGCTGGCGCAGCAGGGCGTACGGATCTATGGCGTGAACTACAAGGATGACAATGCCGAGGCGCTGAAGTGGCTGAAGGATTTCCACAATCCGTACCAGCTCGATATCCGCGACGAGCAGGGCACCCTGGGCCTGGATCTGGGGGTGTACGGCGCGCCAGAAACCTTTTTCATCGATGCCAAGGGTGTAATTCGCTACAAGCACGTCGGCGTGATCGACGAAGTGGTCTGGCGTGAGCAACTGGCGCCGGTCTACCAGGCACTGGTCGACGAGGCCCGGCCATGAAGCGCTGGTTGGCTGCCGTCGCTCTGGGGCTGAGCCTGGCCGGCGTGGCCCATGCCGCCATCGACACCTACGAGTTTGCCAACGATGCCGAGCGCGAGCGTTTTCGCGAATTGACCAAGGAACTGCGCTGCCCCAAGTGCCAGAACCAGGACATCGCCGACTCCAACGCGCCGATTGCCGCCGACCTGCGCCGGGAGATTTTTCGCATGCTTGGCGAAGGCAAGGACAATCAGCAGATCATCGGCTTCATGGTCGACCGCTATGGTGATTTCGTCCGCTACAAGCCGGCCCTGACCGGCAAGACCGCACTGCTCTGGTTCGGCCCGGCCGGATTGCTGCTGGGCGGCCTGGTCGTCATCGCCGTGATCGTCCGCCGTCGCCGCGCCCAGCGTAGCGAAACCCCGGACGTGCTTTCCGCCGAGGAGCGCGAGCGCCTCGACCACCTGCTGGATAAAAACCACGAATGATTGATTTCTGGCTTGCTACCGGTCTGTTGTTACTGATTGCCCTGAGTTTCCTGCTGATCCCGATCCTGGGTGATCGCCGCGTTCAGCAGGAGGAGGATCGAACCGCGCTGAACGTGGCGCTGTACCAGGAGCGTGTGGCGGTGCTGCAGGCTCAGCATGATGAGGGGGTGCTGACCGCGCAGCAGATGGAGAGCGCCCGTGCCGAAGCGGCGCGCGAATTGCTGGCCGATACCGAGGGTGTGGCGCCGACACCGGTCTCACGCTTGGGCAAGCCCTTGCCGTTGCTGGCGGCGTTGCTGGTGCCGGTACTCGGTTTGGGGCTCTACCTGCATTTCGGCGCCAGTGACAAGGTCGAGCTGACCCGCGAGTTCGCCCAGGCACCGCAGTCGATGGAGGACATGACCCTGCGTCTGGAGCGGGCGGTCGCAGCCCAGCCTGACTCGGCCGAAGGCCTGTACTTTCTCGGTCGTGCCTACATGGCCCAGGACCGGCCAGCGGATGCGGCGAAGATTTTCGAGCGCACCGTCAAGCTCGCCGGGCGTCAGCCCGAGTTGCTCGGGCAATGGGCGCAGGCGCGCTACTTCGCTGACGGCAAGCAGTGGTCGCCGCAGGTCCAGGCGCTGACCGACGAGGCACTCAAGGCCGATCCCAAGGAAGTCACCAGCCTGGGTCTGCTGGGGATCGCCGCGTTCGAAGCTCAGCGTTACCAGGAGGCGATCGATTACTGGCAACGTCTGTTGGCGCAACTGCCGGAAGACGATCAGTCGCGTATCGCGTTGCAGGGCGGTATCGATCGCGCCAGCGAGAAGTTGCTGGAAGGTGGTGGCAAGGTTGCTAAAGCGCCTGTCGAGAAGGCTCCTGTCGAGAAGGGTGCGGTGCTCAAGGTGCGGGTCGATCTGGCGGCAGATCTCAAGGCCAAGGTCCAGCCGGGCGACAGCGTGTTCATCTTCGCCCGCGCCACCCAGGGGCCGCCGGCTCCGCTGGCGGCCAAGCGCCTGACGGTGGCTGACCTGCCGGCCACGGTCGAGCTGGGGGATGCCGATGCAATGATGCCGCAGTTGAAACTGTCGAACTTTCCTGAAGTCCAACTGGTTGCACGGATCTCCCGCGCCGGCCAGCCGATGGCGGGTGAGTGGATCGGGCGCAGCCAACCCCTGGCCAGCAGTACCGCCGTGCAACAGAACCTGACCATCGACAGCCCGGACAAATAGAGAACTCGCCATGACCGCCATCGCTCGCCTCACCCTGTTAACGCTGGTCCTGGGGTTGAGCGCCTGTACGGTCCATCGCCCGTCGACACCGACGGGCCCGACGATCCCACCGTCCGGTCCAGCGACCCAACCCTATCCCCCGAGCACGCCGACTACACCGGGCAAGCCGATCCCGCCGGCCAAGCCTCGCCCGAGTACCTCGGCGACCTTCGCCCCACCGCCAGGCGGTAGCAGCCACTGGGACGGACAGATGGGTGTGTATGTGCTCGATAGCCAGCCGAACACCTTCTACCGCCAACGTACCTACTATCGCTGGGACAACGGCTGGAGTCGCTCGATCAGCCCCAACGGGCCGTGGGAAGAAACCGACATCCACGGCGTGCCCCCAGGGTTGGGCAAGCAGTTCCAGTAGGAGCGCGGCTTGCCGGCGAACCGCCAAAGGCGGCCATTCACCGCCGGAGGGCGTCAGTGAGTACGCCTTCGCGGGCGAGTCAGGTTCCTACAGGGCTGA from Pseudomonas asplenii harbors:
- a CDS encoding cytochrome c-type biogenesis protein, yielding MKRWLAAVALGLSLAGVAHAAIDTYEFANDAERERFRELTKELRCPKCQNQDIADSNAPIAADLRREIFRMLGEGKDNQQIIGFMVDRYGDFVRYKPALTGKTALLWFGPAGLLLGGLVVIAVIVRRRRAQRSETPDVLSAEERERLDHLLDKNHE
- a CDS encoding heme ABC transporter permease, which translates into the protein MMNWTWFHKLGSPKWFYGISGRLLPWLSVAAVLLIGSAMVWGLAFAPPDYQQGNSFRIIYIHVPAAMLAQSCYVMLAVCGVVGLVWKMKLADVALQCAAPVGAWMTAVALVTGAIWGKPTWGAWWVWDARLTSMLILLFLYFGLIALGNAITNRDSAAKACAVLAIVGVINIPIIKYSVEWWNTLHQGATFTLTEKPAMPVEMWLPLLLSVLGFYCFFGAVVLLRMRLEVLKREARASWVKAEVLKELEAAR
- the ccmB gene encoding heme exporter protein CcmB; this translates as MSVFGLLFAREARLLFRRPAELANPLVFFAIVIALFPLAVGPETNMLQTLSPGLVWVAALLSVLLSLDGLFRSDFEDGSLEQWVLSSHPLALLVLAKVLAHWVFSGLALVLLAPLLALMLGLPSACLPVLLLSLLLGTPVLSLLGAVGAALTVGLKRGGLLLALLILPLYIPVLILGSGALQAALQGMPATGYLLWLGSLAALAVTLAPFAIAAGLKISVGE
- the ccmA gene encoding cytochrome c biogenesis heme-transporting ATPase CcmA, with the translated sequence MLFENLELRLSPGDMLQISGPNGSGKTSLLRLLAGLMQPTSGEIRLNGEPLNSHRSELARTLLWIGHAAGIKDLLSAEENLRWLCALHRPAEREAIWQALAAVGLCGFEDVPCHTLSAGQQRRVALARLYLDSPPLWILDEPFTALDKQGVAQLEEHLAGHCERGGMIVLTTHHSLTRVPVGYRDLDLGRWAV
- the ccmI gene encoding c-type cytochrome biogenesis protein CcmI, with product MIDFWLATGLLLLIALSFLLIPILGDRRVQQEEDRTALNVALYQERVAVLQAQHDEGVLTAQQMESARAEAARELLADTEGVAPTPVSRLGKPLPLLAALLVPVLGLGLYLHFGASDKVELTREFAQAPQSMEDMTLRLERAVAAQPDSAEGLYFLGRAYMAQDRPADAAKIFERTVKLAGRQPELLGQWAQARYFADGKQWSPQVQALTDEALKADPKEVTSLGLLGIAAFEAQRYQEAIDYWQRLLAQLPEDDQSRIALQGGIDRASEKLLEGGGKVAKAPVEKAPVEKGAVLKVRVDLAADLKAKVQPGDSVFIFARATQGPPAPLAAKRLTVADLPATVELGDADAMMPQLKLSNFPEVQLVARISRAGQPMAGEWIGRSQPLASSTAVQQNLTIDSPDK
- the ccmE gene encoding cytochrome c maturation protein CcmE yields the protein MNPLRKKRLIIILAILVGVGAAVGLALSALQENINLFYTPTQIANGEAPLDTRIRAGGMVEKGSLVRSGDSLDVKFVVTDFNKSVTISYRGILPDLFREGQGIVALGKLNAEGVVVADEVLAKHDEKYMPPEVTKALKDSGQSAPTPAKEG
- the fliK gene encoding flagellar hook-length control protein FliK, whose translation is MTGELNIPPLAQLIPAASRPAVLAGELLKLTLPQEGLIAAGQSAKVDVLSLKQTDQTFQLLLKLTTDNGRQTTVQATSTQPLPQGAQLTVTQPSAGNLAITVQQALSASAAALTRLDTTQLPVGTLLQGKVLTSQALPQVPGQPQVYRSLVSLLNTSLSGTTLTLDSPQPLRIGSLLSALVDSAQSLSFVPLGGRQDQLAVTQQLLAQQGRQGSLDSLVNSLLNLPKTADLPAELRSAIATLLDDLPDIGQLSNPKTLAQALQNSGLFLEARLLLGQNPAMVPDLKGNLLRLIAQLTPQLPDTAVSNPGASAAVLAQVMPGFIRSALGALGQVGGKSQPISFPLPSRLLQSLAGEGDLENLLRLAAAAVSRLQSHQLSSLEQTGRTPDGALQTTWQLEIPMRNLQDIVPLQVRIQREDSEERASGEKTEQREQKAQLWRVELAFDLAPLGPLHVQAQLLSGSLSGHLWAEREQTASLIESQLDALRERLLEAGLSISELDCHQGTPPQGKQTRLEQRWVDETA
- a CDS encoding DsbE family thiol:disulfide interchange protein, with the translated sequence MKRWMMVMPLAVFLLVAVFLYRGLYLDPAELPSAMIGKPFPAFSLPDVQGEKTLTQLDLHGQPALVNVWGTWCISCRVEHPVLNKLAQQGVRIYGVNYKDDNAEALKWLKDFHNPYQLDIRDEQGTLGLDLGVYGAPETFFIDAKGVIRYKHVGVIDEVVWREQLAPVYQALVDEARP
- the ccmD gene encoding heme exporter protein CcmD; amino-acid sequence: MSFASFGDFLAMGHHGLYVWSAYGICLAVLLINVASPLLARRRYLQQEARRLRRENSK
- a CDS encoding heme lyase CcmF/NrfE family subunit, translating into MIPELGHLAMILALCFALVQASVPLLGAWRGDRLWMSLARPAAWGQFTFLAFAFGVLTYAFMTDDFSVTYVANNSNSALPWYYKFSAVWGAHEGSLLLWAMILGGWTFAVSVFSRQLPQVMLARVLAVMGMISAGFLMFLILTSNPFSRILPQIPADGRDLNPLLQDIGLIVHPPMLYMGYVGFSVAFAFAIAALLGGRLDAAWARWSRPWTIVAWAFLGLGITLGSWWAYYELGWGGWWFWDPVENASFMPWLVGTALIHSLAVTEKRGVFKSWTVLLAIAAFSLSLLGTFLVRSGVLTSVHAFASDPARGVFILIFLLFVVGGSLTLFALRAPVVKSQVGFNLWSRETLLLGNNLVLVVAASMILLGTLYPLVLDALSGAKLSVGPPYFNALFIPLMAVLMLVMAVGVLVRWKDTPVKWLVGMLAPVLLGSVALAVVAGLVYGDFNCAVLATFLLAAWVVLAGVRDILDKTRHKGLLKGLPSLTRSYWGMHLAHLGIAVCALGVVLSSQESAERDLRLAPGESMELAGYQFVFEGAKHFEGPNFTSDRGTIRVIDKGREVAVLHPEKRLYTVQQSMMTEAGIDAGFTRDLYVALGEPLGDGAWAVRVHVKPFVRWIWFGGLLTALGGALAALDRRYRGKVKSRVKEALGMSGATA